A single region of the Plantactinospora soyae genome encodes:
- a CDS encoding FAD/NAD(P)-binding protein — protein sequence MRHPRILIIGAGLAGTATAIRLLQFARTPLEIVMLERRSEYRYAGVAYHRDGNPWDHVFNIQAGRMSAFREDVDDFVRWANREADRQHWPAPWADFEFVEHGPAPRRIYHDYLTDRMAEARRAAYPGVDLVEAEGEAVDLGIHADDVEATIRHAAGTDTEHTSTLTADHVVLATGLELKWPAFAVDVLAHDAFIRHPYSTDGVRRLLAVPRPASVVIVGTVLSAYDSAALLLRQGHTGPIHLVSRSGTTPRAYPEHHQHDVVQLPVPARLLEPYQNREEFRARIRAEWETACAAVRDDHPEIDQQVVTERVAKAWEPHLPTIIDRIPTDELRRLLDDFGTQIAALRVGAVRYTTSIVEHALSADHGSVEVVIGKVEQIAPVGSDRLAVTVTAPTTRRVIPADLVVCNVGREADYTQVGSRLWKNLLTRQVVMPHQRTGRGIEVDDRGTPLKPGGEPIIPLSAIGVMREGDEIVRNGRAGAFAFNLAAIKNHSIVVAAHLIERLELRCDGAARRAAAEFCHTLVAGESTRPAFEEAVSLEVRRLAARRRDERVRLDARLEAHLRTTVSFRAIRAGAHGHLIRTAVLQEAVKRLTDISVTPRQLRGQLRISADEDTEVT from the coding sequence ATGCGTCACCCGCGAATTCTCATTATCGGCGCCGGACTGGCCGGCACCGCCACCGCGATCCGGCTCCTCCAGTTCGCCCGCACACCACTCGAAATAGTGATGCTGGAGCGGCGCTCTGAATACCGGTACGCCGGCGTGGCCTATCACCGGGACGGTAATCCCTGGGATCACGTCTTCAACATCCAGGCGGGCCGGATGTCGGCGTTCCGGGAGGACGTCGACGACTTCGTACGCTGGGCCAACCGGGAGGCCGACCGGCAACACTGGCCGGCACCGTGGGCCGACTTCGAGTTCGTCGAACACGGGCCAGCCCCTCGCCGGATCTATCACGACTACCTGACCGACCGGATGGCGGAGGCACGCCGCGCGGCATACCCGGGAGTCGACCTTGTCGAGGCCGAGGGCGAGGCGGTGGACCTCGGCATCCACGCCGACGATGTGGAGGCGACCATCCGGCACGCCGCCGGGACTGACACCGAGCACACCTCGACCCTGACGGCAGATCACGTGGTGCTCGCGACCGGCCTGGAACTCAAGTGGCCGGCGTTCGCCGTCGACGTGCTGGCACATGACGCCTTCATCCGGCACCCGTACTCGACCGATGGCGTCCGCAGACTCCTGGCGGTGCCGCGCCCGGCGAGCGTGGTGATCGTCGGGACGGTGCTCAGCGCGTACGACTCCGCGGCCCTGCTGCTGCGGCAGGGCCACACCGGGCCCATCCACCTGGTCTCCAGGTCCGGCACCACCCCACGGGCGTACCCCGAGCATCACCAGCACGACGTCGTCCAACTGCCCGTTCCCGCGCGTCTGCTTGAGCCGTACCAGAACCGGGAGGAGTTCCGGGCGCGGATCCGGGCCGAGTGGGAGACCGCCTGCGCGGCAGTGCGCGACGACCATCCCGAGATCGACCAGCAGGTCGTCACCGAGCGGGTGGCCAAGGCGTGGGAACCACACCTCCCGACGATCATCGACCGGATCCCGACCGACGAACTGCGCCGCCTGCTCGACGACTTCGGCACCCAGATCGCCGCGCTCCGAGTCGGTGCCGTGCGGTACACGACGTCGATCGTCGAGCACGCGCTGTCCGCGGACCACGGTTCCGTGGAGGTCGTCATCGGCAAGGTCGAGCAGATCGCCCCGGTCGGATCAGACCGGCTGGCCGTCACCGTCACGGCACCCACGACCAGGCGCGTCATCCCGGCCGACCTGGTGGTGTGCAACGTCGGCAGAGAAGCCGACTACACCCAGGTCGGTTCACGGCTCTGGAAGAACCTTCTGACCAGGCAGGTGGTCATGCCCCACCAGCGCACGGGACGAGGCATCGAGGTCGACGACCGGGGAACCCCCCTGAAACCCGGCGGTGAGCCGATCATCCCGCTCTCCGCGATCGGTGTGATGCGGGAAGGCGACGAGATAGTGCGCAACGGCCGCGCCGGCGCCTTCGCGTTCAACCTTGCCGCGATCAAGAACCACTCGATCGTGGTCGCCGCCCACCTGATCGAACGACTCGAACTGCGCTGCGACGGCGCGGCGCGCCGGGCCGCTGCCGAGTTCTGCCACACGCTCGTCGCCGGTGAATCGACCCGGCCGGCGTTCGAGGAGGCCGTCTCTCTTGAGGTCAGGCGGCTGGCGGCCAGGCGCAGGGACGAGCGCGTGCGTCTTGATGCCCGCCTGGAAGCCCACCTGCGTACCACCGTCAGCTTCCGCGCCATCCGCGCCGGAGCGCACGGCCACCTGATCCGGACCGCTGTCCTTCAGGAGGCGGTCAAGCGGCTCACGGACATCTCGGTTACACCACGGCAGTTACGCGGGCAACTGCGGATCTCGGCCGATGAAGATACGGAGGTCACGTGA
- a CDS encoding carboxymuconolactone decarboxylase family protein: MAHIDLGVNEKEFPGISGPMQFRPETAKPLNELAEVLLRSPNTLTSGERELIAAYVSGGNECRFCCASHSAFAAAQLDGGIGVVNLVVADPDAAPISAKLRALLRIAAAVREGGRTVTTELVAAARAEGATDIEIHDTVLIAAAFCMYNRYVDGLATFAPEDPEQYAKRAQRIVESGYGA, translated from the coding sequence ATGGCACACATCGACCTAGGGGTGAACGAGAAGGAGTTCCCTGGCATCAGCGGGCCGATGCAATTCCGCCCGGAGACGGCCAAGCCGCTCAACGAGCTGGCCGAGGTGCTCCTCCGTAGTCCGAACACGCTGACGTCCGGCGAACGCGAGCTGATCGCAGCCTACGTGTCCGGCGGCAACGAGTGCCGCTTCTGCTGCGCGTCGCACTCGGCGTTCGCCGCGGCGCAGCTCGACGGCGGCATCGGGGTCGTCAACCTGGTGGTCGCCGACCCGGACGCGGCGCCCATCTCGGCCAAGCTCCGCGCGCTGCTGCGGATCGCCGCCGCAGTACGCGAGGGCGGCCGCACGGTCACCACCGAGCTGGTCGCCGCGGCACGCGCCGAGGGTGCCACCGACATCGAGATCCACGACACGGTGCTGATCGCGGCGGCCTTCTGCATGTACAACCGATACGTCGACGGGCTGGCCACCTTCGCACCCGAGGATCCCGAGCAGTACGCCAAGCGCGCGCAGCGGATCGTCGAGTCCGGCTACGGCGCCTGA
- a CDS encoding S26 family signal peptidase yields MTWPAAAVAVTVVAALAGWFCWLRGRHLVVTVRGPSMAPTYRNGDRLLVRRRPGARVRSGQVAVVDLPETVRPLPGWVTPEDRLRNSRVIKRVAAVPGDPVPFPIDGSGPLVPPGSLVLLGDNPDGSGDSRQYGYVPVDAVVGVVLRSITGRG; encoded by the coding sequence ATGACCTGGCCGGCCGCAGCCGTGGCCGTGACGGTGGTGGCGGCGCTGGCCGGCTGGTTCTGCTGGCTGCGGGGCCGGCACCTGGTGGTCACCGTGCGCGGTCCCAGCATGGCGCCGACCTATCGAAACGGCGACCGCCTACTGGTACGCCGCCGTCCCGGCGCCCGGGTCCGGAGCGGGCAGGTGGCCGTGGTCGACCTGCCCGAGACGGTCCGGCCGCTACCGGGATGGGTCACCCCCGAGGACCGGCTGCGCAACAGCCGGGTCATCAAGCGGGTCGCCGCCGTGCCCGGTGACCCGGTTCCGTTTCCGATCGACGGTTCGGGGCCGCTGGTGCCGCCCGGCAGCCTGGTGCTGCTCGGCGACAACCCCGACGGCAGCGGCGACTCCCGGCAGTACGGCTACGTCCCCGTCGACGCCGTCGTGGGTGTGGTGCTGAGATCGATCACCGGTCGAGGCTGA
- a CDS encoding ABC transporter ATP-binding protein: protein MTGGPGAAGSGAEPLPARVMWSHARTAAGLAVRAAPQSLAGLLALTVAAGLAPVGAAWLTRLVLDGLVGGMADRTLVWLAGALAVAGIATVVLPMLSRYAQTELGRQVRLAAVDRLYRALHQRLRGLTKLEDPPFHTRIQLAQQFGSSSPGDLVTNGTGIGRDLLTTGGFMVTLWVVNPWLLLAVAVAALPTIRAELLLSRLRTATMWRIGHANRRQHFYANLLSMPREAKEIRLFGLGAFFRARMLAELRSANADSRSVDRRDLKVQSMLALLGAAVAGGGLVWAVLAARSGQLTIGDVTVFVAAVAGVQGGLSGIVGQFGAVHHALMMMDHFHVATTTEPDLPVPATPAPVPALVDGIEFRDVWFRYGPSRPWVLRGVNLVLPAGQATALVGLNGSGKSTVVKLLCRLYDPVRGEIRWNGVDLRDLDPDELRQRIGTVFQDYVEYELSAAENIGVGDLSLLGDRDRIEAAGRRAGVHEALTRLPKGYDTMLTRMFLEGIDSEDADTGVLLSGGQGQRLALARALLREDRDLLILDEPSSGLDAEAEAEIHSQLRRHRGNGTSLLISHRLNTVRDAGQIAVLADGQIAELGDHDTLLAVDGVYARLFNLQARGYAAAAPA from the coding sequence GTGACCGGAGGTCCCGGCGCCGCGGGGTCCGGAGCGGAACCACTTCCCGCACGGGTGATGTGGAGCCACGCCCGGACCGCCGCAGGACTGGCGGTCCGGGCGGCTCCGCAGAGCCTCGCTGGACTGCTCGCGTTGACCGTTGCCGCCGGCCTGGCGCCGGTGGGGGCGGCCTGGCTCACCCGGCTGGTGCTGGACGGTCTGGTCGGGGGCATGGCCGACCGGACCCTGGTCTGGCTCGCCGGCGCGCTGGCGGTGGCCGGGATCGCCACCGTCGTGCTGCCCATGCTGTCCCGGTACGCCCAGACGGAACTGGGCCGGCAGGTCCGGCTGGCCGCCGTGGACCGGCTCTACCGCGCGCTGCACCAACGGTTGCGGGGTCTGACCAAACTGGAGGACCCCCCGTTCCACACCCGGATCCAGCTCGCCCAGCAGTTCGGCAGCAGCAGCCCGGGCGACCTGGTGACCAATGGCACCGGAATCGGCCGGGACCTGCTGACCACCGGCGGGTTCATGGTCACCCTCTGGGTGGTCAACCCGTGGCTGCTGTTGGCGGTGGCCGTCGCGGCACTGCCGACGATCCGGGCCGAACTGCTGCTGAGCCGGCTCCGCACCGCGACCATGTGGCGGATCGGCCACGCCAACCGGCGCCAGCACTTCTACGCGAACCTGCTCAGCATGCCCCGGGAGGCGAAGGAGATCCGGCTCTTCGGGCTGGGCGCCTTCTTTCGGGCCAGGATGCTCGCCGAGCTGCGGTCCGCGAACGCCGACAGCCGGTCCGTTGACCGTCGGGACCTGAAGGTGCAGAGCATGCTCGCCCTGCTCGGCGCGGCGGTGGCCGGCGGCGGCCTGGTCTGGGCGGTTCTGGCTGCCCGGTCCGGTCAGCTCACCATCGGGGACGTGACCGTCTTCGTCGCCGCCGTGGCCGGGGTCCAGGGTGGGCTGTCGGGCATCGTGGGACAGTTCGGTGCCGTGCACCACGCGCTGATGATGATGGACCATTTCCACGTGGCGACCACGACGGAACCCGACCTGCCGGTACCGGCGACCCCGGCCCCGGTGCCGGCGCTGGTTGACGGGATCGAGTTCCGCGACGTCTGGTTCCGGTACGGGCCCAGCCGGCCCTGGGTGCTGCGCGGCGTCAACCTCGTCCTCCCGGCCGGGCAGGCCACCGCACTGGTCGGCCTCAATGGCTCGGGCAAGAGCACCGTCGTCAAACTGCTCTGCCGGCTCTACGACCCCGTCCGGGGAGAGATCCGGTGGAACGGGGTCGACCTGCGGGACCTCGATCCCGACGAACTGCGGCAGCGGATCGGCACCGTGTTCCAGGACTACGTCGAGTACGAACTCTCGGCGGCCGAGAACATCGGGGTCGGCGACCTGTCGCTACTCGGCGACCGGGACCGGATCGAGGCGGCGGGGCGACGGGCCGGGGTGCACGAGGCGCTGACCCGGCTGCCGAAGGGCTACGACACGATGCTGACCCGGATGTTCCTGGAGGGCATTGATTCCGAGGACGCCGACACCGGCGTACTGCTCTCCGGTGGACAGGGCCAACGACTGGCCCTGGCCCGGGCGCTGCTGCGGGAGGACCGGGACCTGCTGATCCTCGACGAACCCAGCTCCGGACTTGACGCCGAGGCCGAGGCCGAGATCCACAGCCAGCTTCGGAGGCACCGGGGCAACGGCACCAGCCTGCTGATCTCGCATCGGCTCAACACGGTCCGGGACGCCGGGCAGATCGCCGTACTCGCCGACGGCCAGATCGCCGAACTGGGCGACCACGACACGTTGCTGGCGGTCGACGGCGTCTATGCCCGGCTGTTCAACCTCCAGGCCCGTGGCTACGCCGCGGCGGCCCCGGCATGA
- a CDS encoding SigE family RNA polymerase sigma factor: MDDDGFREFVEVRYADLLRTAYLLTGTRDAAQDLLHAALLKAMRRWRRLDEPVAYVRKILVNERTNRWRRIGSRELLTATVPDRVRPDATETVVVRDELMTALQKLPARMRAVLVLRYWEDQSEADTAALLNCSVGTVKSQAARGLTRLREVLASGEDSSGFRPSASASASASAVRPTPPRPPQNMIVGGNA, encoded by the coding sequence GTGGATGACGACGGGTTCCGCGAGTTCGTGGAGGTCCGGTACGCCGACCTGCTGCGTACCGCGTACCTCCTGACCGGCACCCGGGACGCCGCCCAGGACCTGCTGCACGCCGCCCTGCTGAAGGCGATGCGTCGGTGGCGACGGCTCGACGAGCCGGTGGCGTACGTCCGGAAGATCCTGGTGAACGAACGCACCAACCGGTGGCGTCGGATCGGCTCCCGCGAGTTGCTCACCGCGACCGTCCCGGACCGGGTACGCCCCGACGCGACCGAGACCGTGGTGGTACGCGACGAACTGATGACCGCGTTGCAGAAGTTGCCGGCCCGGATGCGGGCGGTACTTGTGCTCCGGTACTGGGAGGACCAGTCCGAGGCGGACACGGCGGCGCTGCTCAACTGTTCGGTGGGCACGGTCAAGAGCCAGGCGGCCCGGGGGCTGACCCGGCTACGCGAGGTACTGGCGTCGGGCGAGGACTCGTCGGGGTTCCGTCCGTCGGCGTCGGCGTCGGCGTCGGCGTCGGCGGTACGACCGACTCCGCCGCGTCCACCGCAGAACATGATCGTTGGGGGGAACGCATGA
- a CDS encoding thioredoxin domain-containing protein: MMILVAVVIVCVAVTLLNLVLMLGVIRRLRDHSERLVALAETAPKPELMIGPGRRPAPFAVETIDGHRISEADLARGGLVGFFSTTCSACGEWLPRFVEAARALPAGRQGALAVVSGETEADRAEMVAQLREVALVVIERGRKEPLHDAFRITGYPAMGRLDENGTVVSHHAADVVAVPVGA; encoded by the coding sequence ATGATGATCCTCGTTGCAGTGGTGATCGTGTGCGTCGCCGTCACGCTCCTCAACCTGGTGCTCATGCTCGGTGTGATCCGACGGCTACGGGACCACTCGGAGCGGCTCGTCGCCCTCGCCGAGACGGCGCCGAAGCCGGAACTCATGATCGGACCAGGTCGCCGGCCCGCACCGTTCGCCGTCGAGACGATCGACGGGCACCGAATCAGTGAGGCGGACCTTGCCCGGGGCGGGCTGGTCGGCTTCTTCTCCACGACCTGCTCCGCGTGCGGAGAGTGGCTGCCCCGGTTCGTCGAGGCGGCCCGCGCGCTGCCGGCCGGGCGACAGGGTGCGCTGGCGGTCGTGTCCGGCGAGACGGAGGCGGACCGGGCCGAGATGGTGGCGCAACTCCGGGAGGTGGCCCTGGTGGTGATCGAGCGGGGACGGAAGGAACCGCTGCACGACGCCTTCAGGATCACCGGGTACCCCGCGATGGGCCGGCTGGACGAGAACGGCACGGTTGTCAGCCACCACGCCGCGGACGTCGTGGCCGTACCGGTGGGGGCGTGA
- a CDS encoding sulfite exporter TauE/SafE family protein: MEFPEMLLLVGAGLTAGTVNAVAGGGSLVTFPALIAVGLPPVPATVSNSIAVFPGYLASVVGSRADLPERRRLLRLLPGTALGTAAGCALLLSTPARAFELIVPFLVLGATAVLAFQDQLRRLVGHPRELDPRRRSRSVQLMVVLGAVYGGYFGAALGVMLLAGLALFLDETLVRVSAIKNVLSAVVGVTTTATFAAFGPVDWAAVALVAPATIGGGYGGAWLVRRMRPTVLKAVIVLFGTAIGLLLLYRALS; this comes from the coding sequence ATGGAGTTTCCCGAGATGCTGCTGCTGGTCGGCGCGGGGCTCACCGCCGGCACGGTGAACGCGGTGGCCGGTGGCGGCTCGCTCGTCACGTTCCCCGCGCTGATCGCGGTCGGTCTGCCGCCGGTGCCGGCGACCGTCTCCAACTCGATCGCGGTCTTCCCGGGTTACCTGGCCAGCGTGGTCGGCAGCCGGGCGGACCTACCGGAGCGACGCCGGCTGCTCCGGCTGCTTCCGGGAACCGCCCTGGGCACCGCCGCCGGCTGTGCGCTGCTGCTCTCCACCCCCGCGCGGGCGTTCGAACTGATCGTGCCGTTCCTGGTGCTGGGCGCGACGGCCGTACTCGCCTTCCAGGACCAGTTGCGCCGGCTGGTCGGGCATCCCCGGGAGCTCGACCCACGGCGTCGAAGCCGCTCCGTACAGCTCATGGTCGTGCTGGGCGCGGTCTACGGCGGCTACTTCGGCGCCGCGCTCGGAGTCATGCTGCTCGCCGGCCTGGCCCTGTTCCTGGACGAGACGCTGGTCCGGGTCAGCGCGATCAAGAACGTGCTGTCCGCGGTGGTCGGGGTGACCACCACGGCCACCTTCGCCGCGTTCGGCCCGGTCGACTGGGCCGCCGTCGCGCTGGTCGCGCCCGCGACCATCGGCGGCGGGTACGGCGGCGCCTGGCTGGTCCGCCGGATGCGGCCGACCGTACTCAAGGCCGTGATAGTGCTCTTCGGTACGGCGATCGGCCTGCTCCTGCTCTACCGCGCGCTCTCCTGA